The DNA segment GCGGCATCCAGAGCACATTCCGTTGGGCGACCCAAGGGGGCGACCTCCGGCGATGCCTGGTGGATGGGCGCCCGCGGATCCGTGCCGAGAACCCATGGTCCAGCGAGCAGCCGGTCTCCCCATGCAGACTCTGGCGCCGAAACCGGCGAATCGACCACGAAGTCACCTTTCCCGAGCTTTCGGTAGGACGGCTACGGGTAAACCTGACAGCGGGTTTCCGGGCTGGCCTCCGCTTCGTTTTCCTCTCTAACAAGGAACGCGGTCTCTGGGCACTTTGCTCAACCCGACATCTGGGTTTGCCTGAGCGCGGGATTGCGTGTTTACCGCTGCGCCGGTCGGAGGGAGAAGCCCCATTGGGTGGGAGAACTGCGGGGGACGGCGTGCCCCCGCGTGTACGTATTGGGAAAGCCCGCTGGGAGAAGTGGACAGCCACAGCGTGTGCATTTGCGATGGCCCAGAGATCAGGGTTCTACGACGGAAAGGGACGGCCCTGGCAGTGCGGGGCAGTACAAGGTAGTTCCGGTACGATCCCGCCAGGTCTCAAGAAGGTCAAGGATCCAGAAGGTGAGGCTTTCCCGGGAGCGCTACGGCAAAGACCGGGTTCAAAGGCTCAGAGAGCCCCAAGTGCTTCTCTTCGTAATAGGCAGAAACGTCAGGTTTCAAGAACGCGGCTGCGTCCGTGCCCAAGCCAGATGGACCTTGCCGGCTACCTGATGGTAGCGATGTGGCAGCATGGCAAGTGTCGTGTGACCGTCCACCGAACGAAGTCCGACCCTCTCGGCGTGGAATACGAGAGTGCCTGTGGTGTATCCTCCAAGCAAGAGCAGCGGGAATTCGAGCCTTCGTACACCGGTGAGTTCTAACAGGGAGCATCTTCATGACGGGAGCGAGTGGAAACGGTTCGGCGACCTACGCAGAGATCAAAAGGCAGCCTCGAATCTGGAAGACGATCCTCGAGAGTTTGGACTCCGACTGCCAGCAGTATGATCGGCTGGTCGACAGCTACCGCGATAGTAACTGGGTCTTTACCGGCTGCGGCAGCTCATACTATTTGGCGCAGACCGCCAGCTATTGCTTCGGTGCGCGTACTTCCATCCCCTGCAAAGCCGTTCCTGCTTCCGAGATCCTGATTTTCCCCGAGGTGGTTTTCTCGCCAGGCACAAAGAACGTTCTCGTGGCGTTCTCGAGGTCTGGTTCGACGACGGAGACCGTACGCGCGGTGGAGAAGGCGAAAGCTGCATTCAATGTGCCCTCCGTGTCCGTTAGCTGTGACTTCGACTCTGAAATAAGTTCGCGCAGCGACCACGCCGTTAGGTTTCCCTTCGAAAAAGAAGAAAGCGTGGTCATGACCAGCTCTTTTACCTCCATGCTGCTGAGCATTCTGTTCCTTGCCGGCACGCGCGCCAAAGATTCCGACTTCTGGAAAAAATTGCTGACCCTGCCTGAGGCAAGTGAACGCATCATCAGCAAATACGAGGGCTTGGTAGCTCAGATCGGAGAACTCGATGACGTGGATACTTGGGTGTTCCTGGGGCAAGGGCCTTTTTACGGCGTGGCCAACGAGGGGGCTCTTAAGATTCAGGAAATGACCCTCTCCACGTCTCAGGGCTATCACTCTCTGGAGTATCGGCACGGTCCCATGTCTACCGCAGGCCCTCGGACTCTGATCGTTGTCCTTTGTTCCCAGG comes from the candidate division KSB1 bacterium genome and includes:
- a CDS encoding SIS domain-containing protein, which encodes MTGASGNGSATYAEIKRQPRIWKTILESLDSDCQQYDRLVDSYRDSNWVFTGCGSSYYLAQTASYCFGARTSIPCKAVPASEILIFPEVVFSPGTKNVLVAFSRSGSTTETVRAVEKAKAAFNVPSVSVSCDFDSEISSRSDHAVRFPFEKEESVVMTSSFTSMLLSILFLAGTRAKDSDFWKKLLTLPEASERIISKYEGLVAQIGELDDVDTWVFLGQGPFYGVANEGALKIQEMTLSTSQGYHSLEYRHGPMSTAGPRTLIVVLCSQAGGPIERDLILDLKKLGARLLVFADEATTAALSDVDYKVALPGEYGDLLSPLLCLPLLQLLGYYRARRMGLNPDRPRNLTAVVKLDL